A window of the Corynebacterium minutissimum genome harbors these coding sequences:
- a CDS encoding three-helix bundle dimerization domain-containing protein, producing MTSPNSRRFDTLRQDLQADYGHEYSTDEINSVLDAAIKRHEEGATLEDFVPVMVEREVREHFGGHRIHVRFAAGADHALAQAAVALTKKHAGDALLVDAAVAHPENESDSHMAHVLQERGMAEHPDRYLEDLRLLTIPDYIVYLGRDLPRDEAGKDIKIWDIATAETVEETRELADDLGARVLYMLNRLGIEPISEDAPVTA from the coding sequence ATGACCTCCCCGAATTCCCGTCGTTTCGATACTCTGCGCCAGGATCTTCAGGCCGACTACGGTCACGAATACAGCACCGACGAGATTAACTCCGTCCTGGACGCTGCCATTAAGCGCCACGAGGAAGGCGCTACTCTCGAGGACTTTGTGCCCGTCATGGTGGAGCGCGAGGTGCGTGAGCACTTTGGTGGCCACCGTATCCACGTGCGTTTTGCTGCCGGCGCCGACCATGCTCTGGCCCAGGCAGCCGTGGCGTTGACGAAGAAGCACGCCGGCGACGCCCTGCTAGTGGACGCTGCCGTGGCTCACCCGGAGAACGAGTCCGATTCCCACATGGCCCACGTGCTTCAGGAGCGCGGTATGGCTGAGCATCCGGACCGTTACCTTGAGGACCTGCGTCTGCTGACCATCCCGGATTACATTGTGTACCTTGGCCGCGACCTCCCACGCGATGAGGCAGGCAAGGACATCAAGATTTGGGATATCGCTACCGCTGAAACGGTGGAAGAGACCCGCGAGTTGGCCGATGACCTCGGCGCCCGCGTGCTCTACATGCTCAACCGCCTGGGTATCGAGCCCATTTCGGAGGATGCGCCGGTGACGGCCTAA
- a CDS encoding FadD32-like long-chain-fatty-acid--AMP ligase, producing the protein MDLKALIGQFFDEKGAISLPPHLTLAGLAEHVYAAEQQAGIPDRPVMRQWVFTDNPEGTPRDFTRSQVNTRIKVVAARLQQVGKMGDRVAILAGNSPEYIFGFLGAMYAGMTPIPLYDPNEPGHTDHLRAVFGDANPPIVLTNNVSAAANRAYFSDRPAAERPRIISIDSLPDSLAASWVNPLESEEGKVALAALQTAPVDHPAFLQYTSGSTRTPAGVLLTNRNIMTNVLQIFTAVQIKLPARVISWLPMHHDMGIILAVFVTILGLNLEIMTPRDFVQQPKRWVEQLKRQPVDAHLQGTYAVVPNFALELAARYGAPAAGEELDFSAVDGIVIGSEPVTESAVNSFWETFGKEEYGLRRETLRPSYGMAEASLIVTTPQTPERPIISHFDRERLAQGEAVIVEKSADSVAYASCGQSVIAQELTIVDPETRAELADGLVGEIWLHGENRAAGYLGREEETASTFHNTLGERLAEGSRVPNAPEDNNWLATGDLAAIVDNQVYITGRLKDLIVVAGRNHYPQDIEGTVQEASSHVRADSIAAFSVEGGSTEELVLLIERADGASPAEDEAASEAIRSAVSSHHGVTPAAIQWFNANEIKRTSSGKIARRVAKKEYLAS; encoded by the coding sequence ATGGACCTGAAAGCACTGATCGGCCAGTTCTTCGATGAGAAGGGCGCCATCTCCCTGCCGCCACATCTCACCTTGGCCGGCTTGGCGGAACACGTTTATGCCGCCGAGCAGCAGGCAGGAATTCCGGACCGCCCGGTCATGCGCCAGTGGGTCTTCACCGATAACCCGGAAGGCACCCCGCGTGACTTCACCCGCTCCCAGGTCAATACCCGCATCAAGGTGGTGGCCGCGCGTTTGCAGCAGGTAGGAAAAATGGGTGACCGCGTGGCAATCCTGGCCGGCAACTCGCCGGAGTACATCTTCGGCTTCCTTGGCGCCATGTACGCGGGCATGACTCCGATTCCGCTCTATGACCCGAACGAGCCGGGCCACACTGACCACCTGCGTGCGGTGTTCGGGGATGCCAACCCGCCGATCGTTCTCACCAACAACGTTTCGGCGGCCGCCAACCGTGCGTACTTCTCCGATCGCCCCGCCGCCGAGCGCCCGCGCATCATCTCTATTGATTCTCTGCCGGATTCCCTCGCCGCCAGCTGGGTAAACCCGTTGGAGTCCGAAGAAGGCAAGGTGGCCCTCGCCGCCTTGCAGACCGCGCCGGTCGACCACCCGGCCTTCCTGCAGTACACCTCCGGTTCCACGCGCACCCCGGCGGGCGTGCTGCTGACTAACCGCAACATCATGACCAACGTGTTGCAGATCTTCACCGCCGTGCAGATTAAGCTGCCTGCGCGCGTGATCTCCTGGCTGCCGATGCACCACGATATGGGCATCATCCTTGCCGTCTTCGTTACCATTCTGGGTCTCAACCTGGAGATTATGACCCCGCGCGACTTCGTCCAGCAGCCCAAGCGTTGGGTAGAACAGCTCAAGCGCCAGCCTGTCGACGCCCACCTGCAGGGCACCTACGCCGTGGTCCCGAACTTCGCTCTCGAGCTGGCAGCGCGGTATGGAGCGCCGGCAGCGGGGGAGGAGCTGGACTTTAGTGCCGTCGATGGCATCGTGATTGGCTCGGAACCGGTGACGGAGAGCGCAGTGAACTCCTTCTGGGAGACCTTTGGCAAGGAAGAGTACGGTCTGCGCCGCGAGACCCTGCGCCCGTCGTATGGCATGGCGGAGGCATCCCTCATCGTCACCACGCCGCAGACCCCGGAGCGCCCCATCATTTCGCACTTCGACCGCGAGCGCCTGGCGCAGGGCGAGGCGGTCATCGTGGAGAAGTCCGCGGATTCCGTGGCCTACGCTTCCTGTGGACAGAGCGTTATTGCTCAGGAACTCACCATCGTGGACCCGGAGACCCGAGCCGAGCTTGCCGACGGGCTCGTGGGCGAAATCTGGCTCCACGGCGAAAACCGCGCTGCCGGTTACTTGGGCCGTGAAGAGGAAACCGCATCCACCTTCCACAACACGCTGGGCGAGCGCCTGGCTGAAGGTTCCCGCGTACCGAATGCTCCGGAGGATAACAACTGGCTTGCTACTGGTGACTTGGCGGCGATTGTGGATAACCAGGTCTACATCACGGGCCGTCTCAAGGACCTCATCGTGGTGGCTGGTCGCAACCACTATCCGCAGGATATCGAAGGCACCGTGCAGGAGGCCTCGTCTCACGTGCGTGCCGATTCCATCGCGGCCTTCTCCGTTGAGGGCGGTAGCACCGAAGAGCTCGTCCTGCTCATTGAACGAGCTGATGGTGCTAGCCCGGCCGAGGACGAGGCTGCCTCCGAGGCCATTCGCTCCGCCGTCTCCTCGCACCACGGCGTGACCCCGGCGGCCATTCAGTGGTTCAACGCCAACGAGATTAAGCGCACCTCCTCGGGCAAGATTGCCCGCCGCGTGGCGAAGAAGGAGTACCTCGCTTCCTAG
- a CDS encoding phosphatase PAP2 family protein: MPSKLSVAESHVLEKIQDVAFDAPGVLPTARALSHFGEHALGWMALSAVGAGMNYKKPAVRRQWAYVGVGAFAAHAASVVIKRIVRRKRPDYDYVKVGVKTPSKLSFPSSHATSTSAFLVGAAHVMGTPAPLVGVPVMMASRMVLGVHYPSDTALGALLGAATAEACHRYERKTR; the protein is encoded by the coding sequence ATGCCCAGTAAGCTTTCCGTCGCCGAATCCCACGTCCTGGAAAAGATCCAGGATGTGGCCTTCGACGCCCCCGGCGTCCTGCCCACTGCCCGAGCGCTTAGCCACTTCGGCGAGCACGCCCTGGGCTGGATGGCCCTGTCCGCGGTGGGCGCGGGCATGAACTACAAGAAACCGGCGGTACGCCGCCAGTGGGCTTATGTCGGTGTGGGCGCATTTGCCGCCCACGCGGCCAGCGTTGTGATCAAGCGCATTGTGCGCCGCAAGCGCCCAGACTATGACTACGTGAAGGTCGGCGTGAAAACGCCGTCTAAGCTGTCGTTTCCGTCGTCCCACGCGACGTCGACAAGCGCGTTCCTCGTCGGCGCTGCCCACGTTATGGGAACCCCAGCGCCGCTCGTGGGCGTGCCGGTCATGATGGCCTCGCGTATGGTGCTCGGAGTACATTATCCGTCCGATACCGCGCTCGGCGCCCTCCTCGGCGCCGCCACCGCAGAGGCCTGTCACCGCTATGAAAGGAAGACCCGATGA
- a CDS encoding DUF732 domain-containing protein, whose translation MRTRRLSSSARVTTAALLAAGALLAGCGSATVDESEATETSVAPLERSSGSSEGAESSSTSNSSAASSSDKASSGSGSSRGSGEEPEDRGAREISEIPAPAPAEGPHQEFLAALSDGGVNTEGVEDQLVGAAQAACQGDTVTVPAVAGQLIEQGRSELSHEQLTQLISEKGSALCAE comes from the coding sequence ATGCGCACGCGACGACTAAGCTCCTCGGCCCGGGTGACAACCGCAGCGTTGCTGGCTGCCGGCGCCCTGTTGGCCGGCTGTGGCTCTGCCACTGTCGACGAAAGCGAGGCCACCGAAACCTCCGTGGCACCGCTCGAGCGTTCCTCCGGCTCGTCTGAAGGGGCGGAATCCTCCTCGACGTCGAATTCATCGGCAGCGAGCTCGAGCGACAAGGCCTCGTCCGGCAGCGGCTCCTCCCGCGGTTCCGGCGAAGAACCGGAGGACCGCGGCGCACGCGAGATCTCCGAAATCCCCGCCCCCGCACCCGCCGAAGGCCCGCACCAGGAGTTCCTGGCCGCGCTTTCCGACGGCGGCGTCAACACCGAAGGTGTAGAAGATCAGCTCGTCGGTGCCGCCCAGGCCGCCTGCCAAGGCGATACTGTCACCGTGCCCGCCGTCGCCGGTCAGCTTATCGAGCAAGGCCGCAGCGAGCTCAGCCACGAGCAGCTGACCCAGCTCATCAGCGAGAAAGGCAGCGCGCTCTGCGCCGAGTAG
- a CDS encoding decaprenyl-phosphate phosphoribosyltransferase, which produces MSTRRVDDGDQKVFHSEPHTSGIDTGRKRKPPKNLADGMVKALRPKQWVKNVLVLAAPAAAGAEALFHTRVLLDVLLAFIVFCMGASSIYLINDARDVEADREHPTKRFRPIAAGVLPIGLAYAMAGVLIVGSIGLSFLATAGPHLAIVMAIYIGLQLGYCFGWKHLPVIDIGLVSSGFMLRTMAGGVAAGIELSQWFLLVAAFGSLFMASGKRYSEILLAERTGAKIRKSLEGYTPTYLRFVWTLAATAVVMSYSLWGFQLSNESDGPAGVWYQVSMVPFTIAILRYAADVDRGNGGAPDEIALEDRVLQILALAWLACIAMAVYVMPVMGG; this is translated from the coding sequence ATGAGCACCCGACGCGTTGATGACGGCGACCAGAAAGTCTTCCACTCGGAGCCGCACACGTCTGGCATCGATACCGGTCGCAAGCGCAAGCCGCCGAAGAACCTTGCCGATGGCATGGTCAAGGCCCTGCGCCCCAAGCAATGGGTCAAGAACGTCCTCGTCCTCGCTGCACCCGCCGCGGCTGGTGCAGAAGCGCTGTTCCATACGCGCGTGCTTCTCGACGTCCTCCTCGCCTTCATCGTCTTCTGCATGGGCGCGTCCTCTATCTATCTGATCAACGATGCCCGCGACGTGGAGGCGGATCGCGAGCATCCAACGAAGCGCTTCCGCCCCATTGCGGCGGGCGTGCTGCCGATCGGCCTGGCCTACGCGATGGCCGGTGTGCTCATCGTCGGCTCGATTGGCCTGTCCTTCTTGGCTACTGCGGGGCCGCACCTAGCCATCGTTATGGCGATCTACATCGGCTTGCAGCTGGGCTATTGCTTTGGCTGGAAGCACCTGCCGGTGATTGATATCGGCTTGGTATCCTCCGGCTTCATGCTGCGCACCATGGCCGGCGGTGTGGCTGCAGGCATTGAGCTGTCCCAGTGGTTCCTGCTGGTAGCGGCCTTCGGCTCCCTGTTTATGGCCTCCGGTAAACGCTACTCGGAGATTCTTCTAGCGGAGCGCACGGGCGCGAAGATTCGCAAGTCCCTGGAGGGTTATACGCCAACCTACCTGCGCTTTGTGTGGACCCTGGCGGCCACCGCGGTGGTTATGTCCTACTCGCTGTGGGGCTTCCAGCTTTCCAACGAGTCTGATGGTCCGGCGGGCGTGTGGTACCAGGTGTCCATGGTTCCGTTTACTATTGCCATCCTGCGCTACGCTGCGGACGTCGACCGCGGCAATGGCGGCGCCCCGGACGAGATTGCGTTGGAGGATCGCGTCCTGCAGATCCTTGCGCTGGCGTGGCTGGCCTGCATCGCCATGGCGGTCTATGTCATGCCGGTTATGGGCGGATAA
- a CDS encoding glycosyltransferase, whose translation MTANNSAAYEPVQRILLPKRGEPSDVRMLYLIESERNRERLSWSGRTSVTIPAGEEASFETYFNAFPAAYWRRWSQLKSIVLVMDVEGEANISLYRSKQDGQRISVANHVVTTGHHEFELPLKNFEDGGLLWFDVAAVEDTVLADASWAAPHAPNPQLLPDGSEYPAQEKRVAVGIPTFNRPTDAVAALQALAEDPVVDGIIDYVLMPDQGNQHPADEPGYDEAVAHFGERFREFRQGNLGGSGGYSRIMFEALENTDSPYILYMDDDIAIEPDSILRAVQAARYAAKPFIVGGEMLNLQERSQLRTTGERVNRADFMWGAAEHAVYDHDFAKYPLRAIGTKESRLDPKKYDSRALHRRIDVEYNGWWMCLFPRIVAETTGQPLPLFIKWDDTEYSLRAASKGFPTVTWPGAAIWHMAWADKDDAIDWQAYFHLRNRLIVAALYHEGDARGITKSIFKSTLKHTMCMEYSTMAIQLEAMKDFLAGPDRLFDILESSLPRIADIRKGYSDAVIIESADQLPPATGAPGVPTKNVGGRLGKLKKIPWLLQSAKHLVSKEDRAHHEAPQLNLTPEEARWFTLSRVDSATVSTAGGTGVAFRKRDRDLAKELVQSTRELLKEIEENFDDLRAEYRAALPELTSRESWRKVFDAQ comes from the coding sequence GTGACTGCCAACAATTCTGCTGCGTACGAACCCGTACAGCGCATCCTGCTGCCGAAGCGCGGCGAGCCGAGCGACGTCCGCATGCTCTACCTCATCGAATCGGAGCGCAACCGCGAGCGCCTCAGCTGGAGCGGCCGCACCTCCGTGACCATCCCGGCCGGCGAAGAAGCCTCCTTTGAGACCTACTTCAATGCGTTCCCGGCCGCTTATTGGCGCCGCTGGTCCCAGCTGAAGTCCATCGTGCTGGTGATGGACGTCGAGGGCGAGGCCAACATTTCCCTCTACCGCTCCAAGCAGGACGGCCAGCGCATTTCCGTGGCCAACCACGTGGTGACCACTGGCCACCACGAGTTCGAGCTGCCCCTGAAGAACTTCGAGGACGGCGGCCTGCTGTGGTTCGACGTCGCGGCGGTGGAAGACACCGTGCTTGCCGACGCCTCCTGGGCCGCCCCCCACGCCCCGAACCCGCAGCTCCTCCCGGACGGCAGCGAGTACCCGGCGCAGGAGAAGCGCGTGGCCGTGGGTATTCCGACCTTTAACCGCCCGACGGACGCCGTCGCGGCGCTGCAGGCCCTGGCGGAGGACCCGGTGGTGGACGGCATCATCGACTATGTCCTTATGCCGGACCAGGGCAACCAGCACCCAGCGGACGAGCCGGGCTACGACGAGGCCGTCGCGCACTTTGGTGAGCGCTTCCGCGAGTTCCGCCAGGGGAACCTGGGCGGCTCGGGTGGCTACTCCCGCATCATGTTTGAAGCACTGGAGAATACCGATTCGCCGTACATCCTCTATATGGATGATGACATCGCGATTGAGCCGGATTCCATCCTCCGTGCGGTTCAGGCGGCGCGTTATGCGGCCAAGCCTTTCATCGTGGGCGGTGAGATGCTCAACCTGCAGGAGCGCTCCCAGCTGCGCACCACCGGTGAGCGCGTCAACCGCGCTGACTTTATGTGGGGCGCGGCCGAGCATGCTGTGTACGACCACGACTTTGCCAAGTACCCGCTGCGCGCCATCGGCACCAAGGAATCCCGCTTGGACCCGAAGAAGTACGACTCCCGCGCGCTGCACCGCCGCATTGATGTGGAATACAACGGCTGGTGGATGTGCCTCTTCCCGCGCATCGTGGCGGAGACCACCGGTCAGCCACTGCCGCTGTTCATCAAGTGGGATGACACCGAATACTCCCTACGTGCAGCATCCAAGGGTTTCCCCACGGTGACGTGGCCGGGTGCAGCCATCTGGCACATGGCCTGGGCAGATAAGGACGATGCCATCGACTGGCAGGCCTACTTCCACCTGCGCAACCGTCTTATCGTGGCAGCGCTCTACCACGAGGGCGATGCACGCGGGATTACCAAGTCCATCTTCAAGTCCACCCTCAAGCACACCATGTGCATGGAATACTCCACAATGGCCATCCAGCTGGAAGCCATGAAGGACTTCCTGGCCGGACCGGATCGTCTCTTCGACATCCTGGAGTCTTCCCTGCCGCGTATCGCGGACATCCGCAAGGGCTATTCCGATGCGGTCATCATCGAATCCGCCGACCAGCTTCCCCCAGCTACCGGCGCGCCGGGCGTACCCACCAAAAATGTGGGCGGCCGCTTGGGCAAGCTCAAGAAGATCCCGTGGCTCCTTCAGTCCGCCAAGCACCTGGTGAGCAAGGAAGACCGCGCGCACCACGAGGCCCCGCAGCTCAACCTCACGCCGGAGGAGGCGCGGTGGTTTACGCTTTCCCGCGTCGACTCCGCCACGGTCTCCACCGCAGGTGGCACCGGCGTGGCCTTCCGCAAGCGCGACCGCGACCTGGCCAAGGAGCTGGTGCAGTCCACCCGCGAGCTGCTCAAGGAAATCGAGGAGAACTTCGATGACCTGCGGGCTGAGTACCGCGCAGCCCTACCGGAGCTGACCTCCCGTGAATCCTGGCGAAAGGTGTTCGATGCCCAGTAA
- a CDS encoding alpha/beta hydrolase-fold protein — translation MPNTAPSQKSAQPSKAAGLRSPSAARKGLTIAALPTAVAVGFALLPMANAQSSGSSSGEGITDILGSSNFSDSFAPSNPPQRTPIETEYPDIEGLPDGVSVSRVEYLTNRHLKVYIKSAAMPDKEQVVQIQLARDWYSNPDKKFPEVWALDGLRARDDESGWTIETNILSQFADRNVTLIMPVGGESSFYADWQKPDNGKHYKWETFLMQELIPVLEKAYRSNGQRAVTGISMGGTAAMNLAERNPWAFKFVGSFSGYLDTTTTGMPEAITAAQADAGGYTSTNMWGDLYSQDWIDHDPKLGIENLKDMKVYVSAGNGKDDYGQIGSVAKGQANMAGVGLEAISRMSTQTFVDYAKRAKVEPVVKFRPTGVHSWEYWQFEMTEAWPFIADSLGLDKSDRGADCTPVGAIAEATKSGIIGSCVNNEYDVAERGKAQDFQAGTAYWSPGTGAHAIIGRIGARYSELGGPTSWLGFPTTGEGKTLDGRGRFVHFEHGSIYWTPENGAWPIPKDLYDEWGKNGFEMGDLKYPTSDVRKVGDGVVQEFENGVLTHNPDGSFHIVHGAIGAKYKELKAAESDLGYPVGEEKAVNGGFFQEFEHGNIYWSMDSGAHYILKGDIFDEWGKHGFEQGEFGWPTEDYKEIPAGGLTQTFQHGVIRKVMGNIQADKN, via the coding sequence ATGCCGAACACTGCGCCTTCTCAGAAGTCTGCTCAGCCCTCTAAGGCAGCAGGCCTGCGTTCCCCGTCCGCCGCTCGCAAGGGCCTGACCATCGCTGCACTGCCCACCGCCGTGGCCGTCGGCTTCGCGCTGCTGCCTATGGCCAACGCCCAATCCTCCGGCTCCAGCTCCGGGGAGGGTATTACTGACATTCTGGGAAGCTCCAACTTCTCCGATTCCTTTGCGCCTTCGAACCCGCCGCAGCGCACCCCGATTGAGACCGAGTACCCGGACATTGAGGGCCTGCCGGACGGCGTGTCCGTCTCCCGTGTTGAGTACCTGACCAACCGCCACCTCAAGGTCTACATCAAGTCCGCCGCTATGCCGGACAAGGAGCAGGTCGTCCAAATTCAGCTGGCCCGCGACTGGTACTCCAACCCGGACAAGAAGTTCCCAGAGGTCTGGGCTCTCGACGGCCTGCGTGCCCGCGATGACGAGTCCGGCTGGACCATCGAGACCAACATTTTGTCCCAGTTTGCTGACCGTAACGTCACCCTCATCATGCCGGTCGGTGGCGAGTCCTCCTTCTACGCCGACTGGCAGAAGCCCGACAATGGGAAGCACTACAAGTGGGAAACCTTCCTCATGCAGGAGCTCATCCCAGTCTTGGAAAAGGCTTACCGCTCCAACGGCCAGCGTGCTGTTACCGGAATCTCCATGGGTGGTACTGCCGCGATGAACCTGGCGGAGCGCAATCCGTGGGCCTTCAAGTTTGTTGGTTCCTTCTCGGGCTACCTCGACACCACGACCACCGGCATGCCGGAGGCCATTACCGCTGCGCAGGCAGATGCCGGCGGCTACACCTCCACCAACATGTGGGGCGACCTCTACTCCCAGGACTGGATTGACCACGACCCGAAGCTGGGCATTGAGAACCTCAAGGACATGAAGGTCTACGTCTCCGCCGGCAACGGCAAGGATGACTACGGCCAGATCGGTTCCGTGGCTAAGGGCCAGGCCAACATGGCAGGCGTGGGCCTCGAGGCGATTTCCCGCATGTCCACCCAGACCTTCGTCGATTACGCCAAGCGTGCCAAGGTCGAGCCGGTGGTCAAGTTCCGCCCAACCGGCGTGCACAGCTGGGAATACTGGCAGTTCGAAATGACCGAGGCATGGCCATTCATTGCTGATTCCCTCGGACTCGACAAGTCTGACCGCGGCGCTGACTGCACCCCGGTGGGCGCTATTGCTGAGGCCACCAAGTCCGGCATCATTGGTTCCTGCGTGAACAACGAGTACGACGTCGCCGAGCGCGGCAAGGCCCAGGATTTCCAGGCTGGTACCGCCTACTGGTCCCCGGGGACAGGCGCCCACGCCATCATCGGCCGCATCGGCGCCCGCTACTCTGAGCTGGGCGGCCCCACCTCCTGGCTGGGCTTCCCGACGACCGGCGAAGGCAAGACCCTCGACGGACGCGGCCGCTTCGTCCACTTCGAGCACGGCTCCATCTACTGGACCCCGGAGAACGGCGCGTGGCCGATTCCGAAGGATCTCTACGATGAGTGGGGCAAGAACGGCTTCGAGATGGGCGACCTCAAGTACCCGACCTCCGACGTGCGCAAGGTGGGCGACGGCGTGGTGCAGGAATTCGAGAACGGCGTGCTGACCCACAACCCAGACGGTTCCTTCCACATCGTGCATGGCGCCATTGGCGCCAAGTACAAGGAGCTCAAGGCCGCTGAATCCGACCTGGGCTACCCCGTCGGCGAGGAGAAGGCAGTCAACGGCGGCTTCTTCCAGGAATTCGAGCACGGCAACATCTACTGGTCCATGGACTCCGGCGCGCACTACATCCTCAAGGGCGACATCTTTGACGAGTGGGGCAAGCACGGCTTCGAGCAGGGCGAGTTCGGCTGGCCTACCGAAGACTACAAGGAGATCCCGGCTGGCGGTCTGACCCAGACCTTCCAGCATGGAGTCATCCGCAAGGTCATGGGCAACATCCAGGCAGACAAGAACTAA
- a CDS encoding alpha/beta hydrolase codes for MSALSSALRKRVVAVVAAIALALGLVVTAGTQEASAANRDWLRGDATGACEWDRVGFWVQRCDVWSNAMGRTIPVQIQPAKNGGNAGLYLLDGLRATDRTNAWINDVNAARTYVDHNITLVMPVGGAASFYADWRGPATYDLVKPVNYMWETFLTTELPAYLEGNFGVARNNNSVAGLSMGATAAITLAGKHPEQFRQALSYSGYLTTTLPGAQTFMRLALLDAGGFNINAMYGSVINPKRFSNDPFNLIPELAAHGTDVFVSAASGIPGPLDQQRYKPEHIASGIALEGFAHATTRMWELKARAMGVRLQTNYPAQGLHNWEQFGYELEHSKPQVLNVMNAW; via the coding sequence ATGAGTGCACTAAGTTCCGCACTGCGGAAGCGTGTCGTGGCGGTAGTGGCCGCCATTGCTCTTGCGCTGGGCCTCGTCGTCACCGCCGGCACCCAGGAGGCCTCAGCAGCTAACCGTGACTGGCTGCGTGGCGATGCCACCGGCGCCTGCGAGTGGGACCGCGTTGGGTTTTGGGTTCAGCGTTGTGATGTCTGGTCCAATGCTATGGGCCGCACCATCCCGGTACAGATTCAACCGGCCAAGAACGGGGGCAACGCAGGCCTGTACCTCCTCGATGGTCTTCGCGCTACCGACCGCACCAACGCCTGGATCAATGACGTTAACGCCGCGCGTACCTACGTCGACCACAACATCACCCTCGTAATGCCGGTGGGTGGCGCTGCGTCCTTTTACGCGGACTGGCGCGGCCCTGCCACCTATGACCTGGTGAAACCGGTGAACTACATGTGGGAAACCTTCCTCACCACGGAGCTACCGGCCTACCTCGAAGGCAACTTCGGTGTGGCGCGTAACAATAACTCCGTTGCCGGCCTGTCCATGGGTGCTACCGCGGCCATTACTCTGGCCGGTAAGCACCCAGAGCAGTTCCGCCAGGCTCTGTCCTACTCCGGTTACCTCACCACGACTCTGCCGGGTGCGCAGACCTTTATGCGCCTCGCGCTTCTCGACGCCGGCGGCTTCAACATCAACGCCATGTACGGCTCCGTCATCAACCCGAAGCGCTTTAGCAACGACCCGTTCAACCTGATTCCGGAGCTGGCCGCTCACGGTACCGACGTGTTTGTGTCCGCCGCTTCCGGCATTCCGGGTCCGCTGGATCAACAGCGCTATAAGCCGGAGCACATTGCCTCCGGTATTGCGCTGGAAGGTTTTGCGCATGCCACGACCCGCATGTGGGAGCTCAAGGCCCGCGCCATGGGGGTCCGTCTCCAGACGAATTACCCGGCTCAGGGGCTGCACAACTGGGAACAGTTCGGCTACGAGTTGGAGCACTCCAAGCCGCAGGTGCTCAACGTGATGAACGCTTGGTAA
- a CDS encoding cutinase family protein has protein sequence MRKTITVLAVVVLLVVIGGGVVHFLNTHDQGEPGILSEPSDTPAQPAEEPPTQPDWCPRFEFVSAPGTWESAADDDPINPGANPNSFMLSITNPLKEAYVPEDVKVWTLPYTAQFKNINAQHEMSYDESRDEGTSRLEGELTYMHETCPDTKFILSGFSQGAVIVGDIADRIGGGNGPIPASSVAGVAVIADGRRQEGVGINPGAQVGGVGAEIALQPVSTLIQGIVPGATMRGARPNGFGELADRTFQICAPNDSICDAPLDASNGLDRAMDLIEANGVHAMYASNPDVIEGTTANQWVTQWAKDTIDAH, from the coding sequence ATGCGTAAAACAATCACCGTCCTCGCCGTCGTTGTCCTCCTCGTAGTCATCGGCGGCGGAGTGGTCCACTTCCTCAACACCCACGACCAAGGCGAACCAGGGATTCTCAGCGAACCCTCCGACACTCCGGCACAGCCCGCGGAGGAGCCTCCCACACAGCCGGACTGGTGCCCGCGCTTCGAGTTTGTCTCCGCGCCGGGCACGTGGGAATCCGCCGCGGATGATGATCCCATCAACCCCGGTGCCAACCCGAACTCCTTCATGCTCTCCATCACCAATCCTCTTAAGGAGGCGTACGTTCCCGAGGACGTCAAGGTGTGGACGCTGCCGTATACCGCGCAGTTCAAGAACATCAACGCCCAGCACGAGATGAGCTACGACGAATCGCGTGATGAAGGAACCTCCCGTCTGGAGGGCGAGCTGACCTACATGCACGAGACCTGCCCGGACACGAAGTTCATCTTGTCCGGCTTCTCCCAAGGCGCGGTCATTGTAGGAGATATCGCTGACCGTATCGGTGGCGGCAATGGTCCCATTCCTGCCTCCAGCGTGGCTGGAGTGGCGGTGATTGCGGATGGGCGCCGTCAAGAAGGCGTCGGTATCAACCCCGGCGCCCAGGTGGGCGGCGTCGGCGCGGAGATTGCTCTGCAGCCGGTCTCGACCCTGATTCAGGGCATTGTGCCGGGAGCGACCATGCGCGGTGCGCGCCCCAATGGCTTTGGTGAACTGGCCGACCGCACCTTCCAGATTTGCGCGCCTAATGACTCTATTTGTGATGCGCCGCTGGATGCCAGCAACGGTCTCGATCGCGCGATGGACCTCATTGAAGCCAACGGTGTGCATGCCATGTATGCCTCAAACCCGGACGTTATTGAGGGCACCACGGCCAACCAGTGGGTCACGCAGTGGGCTAAGGACACCATCGACGCACACTAA